TTTTTTTTATGCATAAAATTCTTATAATTGATGATGATGATGGTGTTAGAAATAGTCTTTTTTATCATTTCGAAGATTGTGGATATAGTGTCTCCCTTGCTATAAGTGGGGAAGAGGCTGTAGAGCTTCTAGAGAATAATTCATTTGATATTATTATTGTAGACTTAAGGCTCCCAAGATTAAGAGGAGATGATTTTATAAAAAAAGTATATAATAAGACAAATAATACAAAGTTTATAATGTTTACAGGTAGCGAAGAGTATACTCTTTGTCATGAGCTTAAAGCCCTACCCCGTGTATGTAATGTTGTATATTACAAACCACTAGTTAATCTTAACCTGCTAAATCAAGAGATCGAGTCCCTTCTAAAATAATTTATTATATAAAAAATATCATACTTACAAATAGTAACCCTAATAGTAATTTAATAATATAGAGTCTAGAACTAAACCATGTGGCAATTTTCTTATTATTACTACCCTTATATATAGTTGCAAATACCAATACAAGTGGAATAATAAAACCTAAATTATATAAGGTAAGGTAGAAATAGGAAGATAAACTAGCTTCAATTTTTATTATGTAGGATATAATTGGTAGGTAGACTTGTCCTGTACAAGTTAATTCAAAAATTGTAACCATTATACCAATTATAATTGTACCTACAACTAAACCTCTATTTCTAGTATTCTTCCTGATTACATTGTGAATCCTTTTTTTTATACCCTTTGGTAGCTGTAATTTCATCTGGTTTACGCTACCTTTTTTTGCGTTATAAGCATCAAAAAAGCTTAATAAACTTAGTATTAGTAGGGCAATAATTAAGATATATTTTATCACTTTTGAAATTATTGGAAAAATAAAGGCGGTTCTTATAACATTAAGTAGACCTAGACCAACTAGGTAGTAGGATAAAAAAATTGTTATAGTGAATATAATACCAACTGTTAAAATCTCTTTACGCCCTCTTCCTACATAAAAGAGGGATGATATTAAAAAGAGAAGAGTGGTAAAAGCGCATGGATTTACTCCATCTAAAAGACCTGCAAAAAATATAGGAAGGGGCTTTAGGTACTCTAGAGTATTTCTGTATTTTTCATTAAGTGTGGTCTCTTGTTTAAAAGATAATATCTTCTTAAATTTTTCAATATTTACTTCTCCTCCCTGTAGAACTCTATCTTTATAGATTAATAGGGGAAACTCTTTAAGTCCTATATCTAATAATTTCAACTTCTTCTCTAGGGAGGTCAGCTCCTCTTTTTCTAAAATATTGTGTTTTTTTATGGTGTATTCAACTCCAGCATCCATAATAAACTCTTCGCATGTAGAGCAACCAGGGGAGTAATAGATATCAGCTATAATCCAACTATCTAATATCTTCTTAGCCCTCTCTTGATCCTCTATAGCCTTCTCCTTCTCTCTGCACTCTGGGCATCCCATAGAGAGGGTCTCTTTAGGAGGATCTGGAAGAGTTACAAATACTTTTGTTGTAGTCTTCTTCCCATTTTTATCAACAAGCATGTGTCTACTCATTACACCATAACCTTCAGGTTCTAGGGTAAGGTTAAAAAGAGATCTCTCTCCTGCACTTATTGTTCTAGACTGGGGATCTATAGACAAACAGTCACAAAGGGAGAGAAAGGTTATTTCTAGATCGGTACTACTACTATTGGTAACGCTAATTTCCTGGGTTATAACCTCCATTGAAAGGGCATTCCCTAGGTTTATTTCCCCGGTCAGCTCTAAAGAAAAGAGTAGACCGGGTATAGCGGTTAGTATTAAAGTAAGGATGTTTTTAATGATTAAGCTCCAAGGTAGGCCTTTCGAACTTCGTCGTTTTTAAGTAGGTTCTCACCTGTATCTGTCATTGTTATTACACCATTTTGCAACACATAACCTCTATCAGATATCTTAAGAGCCTGATTTGCATTTTGCTCAACTAAGAATACTGTGATGTTATAATCCCGATTTACACGTTTTATTTCCTCAAATATCTGAGCTACAATAATTGGTGCTAAACCTAGGGATGGTTCGTCTAATAAAAGTAGTTTTGGTTCCATCATAAGTGCCCTGGAGATAGTTAACATCTGTTGCTCCCCACCAGATAGAGTTCCTCCTAATTGGTTTCTTCTCTCACCTAAAATAGGAAACATTGTATACATAAATTCAATATCTTTCTTAATCTGTTTTTTATCATTTCTAAGAAAGGCTCCTAACTCTAGGTTTTCTAAAACTGTAAGTCCTGGAAAAATTCTTCTACCTTCTGGAGCTTGAGTAATACCCAGGCTTACTATTTTATCTGGAGTCATGCCATTTAGTTCTTTTCCGTCAAATGTTATAGTACCAGACCGAGGTTGCTCCAATCCTGAAATAGAGAGAAGTGTAGTTGACTTTCCTGCTCCGTTTGCTCCAATTAAAGATATTATCTCACCCTGTTGTACTTCTAGAGAGATACCCTTTAATGCATGAATGTGACCATAATATGTGTGGATGTTATCAATTTTTAACATTAAAACTCCTCTCCTAAATATGCTTTTATAACAACTGGATTATTTACTGTCTCTTCAGGTGTCCCCTTTGCTATTAGTTTTCCATAGTCCATTACATAACACATATCGGATAAATTCATAACAAGGTGCATATCATGTTCTATTAAGAGTATTGATAGGTCGTGTTCTGACTTTAGTTTTTCAATAGTTGTAATTAGAGAAATGGTCTCTTGGGGGTTCATTCCTGCGGCCGGCTCATCTAATAGTAGAACTTGAGGGTCCGTTGCCAATGCTCTAGCTATTTCAAGTAGTCTCTGGGCCCCGTAGGGTAGGTTACAGGCAAACTCATTGGCAAATTGATCCAATTCTAGCTTTTTTAATATCTCATAACTGTCATGGATAATTCTTTGCTCTTCCTCTCTTGTTTTTTTACCATTAATAATAGCATTAAAGATATTTGCCTTAGTAACTGTATGTCTCCCAATCATTACATTTTCTAATACTGTCATGTCTTGGAATAGTCTTATATTCTGAAATGTCCTAGCAAGACCAAGTTCTGTTATTTTATTAGGTTTAAGTCCATTTGCTCGCACAATTTTACCGTTAGGTTGGGTTATATTTATGTCCCCGGAGGTTGGCTCGTAAACTCCTGTAACACAGTTAAAAAATGTTGTTTTTCCAGCTCCATTGGGACCTATTAATGCAGTAATTTCTGACTTGTTAACATCCAATGAGACATTGTTTACTGCTTTAAGACCTCCAAACTGCATTAGAAGGTTTTTAATTTCTAAAACTTTATTACTCATTGGTAAGGTCTCCTTCTATTTTATAAACTTTTCGTACATTTTGGATTATTCCTCCTGGCCTGAATACCATCATTACCACTAATAAAAATCCAAAAATTAACATTCTATACTGCTGAAAAGCTCTAAGATATTCTGGTAGAAGTATAATAATTAATGCTCCTAAAATTACTCCACGAACTGAACCCTTTCCTCCTAAAACAACTATACAAAGAATCATTATTGATTCCCAAACAGTAAATGACTGAGGGTTTATAAATGTGTTTTTAGCTGCAAAAAGAACACCAGCTATACCAGCAATTGCGGCACTAATAATGAACAGGGTTAGTTTTGACTTATGTAGATCAATACCCATTGACTCACAGGCTATATCATCCTCTCTCATGGCAACCCATGATCGCCCAACCCTTGAGTTCTCCATTCGCCATACAATAAATATTACTAAAATTACTACAGCTAATGCTATTAGATAGATATATCTTGTAGATCCAAAAGAACCAAATGTATGACCAAAAAAAGAAGGTTTCGGAATTTTTGCAATTCCTGAAGAACCGTTAGTTAAACTATCGAAATTCTCGGTTACTATTCGTGTCATCTCTCCAAAACCTAGTGTTACAATGGCTAAATAGTCACCTTTTAGTCTTAATACAGGAAGACCTACTATAAAACCAAATAGGGCACTAGCTATACCTCCTAGTGGTAGAGCTACCCAAAAGTCTACACCAAAATTCATATTTAATATGGCATAGGTATAAGCTCCTACTCCAAAATATGCGGCATAACCAAGATTTAAAAGCCCTCCGAGACCTACAACAATGTTGAGTCCAAGACCTAATATAATGTAGATTAGAGCAGATGTTATAATCCCAGTAGTATAAGGTGATGTTATAAAAGGTATTGCAGTAATTAATACTAATGCAGTAATCAAAACTGACTTTAAAACTCCTGGTTTTGATATAGTAGTGTGGTATCTTTGTCCAATTTTACTCTCTTTAAACTTAAATGTTACACCTGCTTTTTGTCTCTCAAGCTGTTTTATCCACAGAAAACTTATTAAGAAAACTACAGATCCAACTAGTAGTATCATATACCAACGCCATGTTATCTCTCTGTCTATTGTATTTACTTTAATAACAGTAATAGGGAATGTTAAAAGTACACCCAATAGAGCGTTAATTGCTGATTTTTTTAAAATTTCAATATTACTCATATTACACCTTCTGCTTTTGAGACTTACCTAAAAGTCCATCTGGTTTAAAGGTTAAAATTACAATTAGTACAACAAAGGCAAAAAGATCTTCGTAGTTACTTGAAATGTATCCTGTTCCAAAACTCTCTACTAATCCCAGTACAATACTACCTAACACAGCACCTGCTAGACTTCCAATTCCACCTAAAACAGCAGCAACAAATGCTTTTATACCAACTATAAAACCAATATAAAAGTTGATCTGTCCCATTTGTGAGCTTATTAAAACTCCACCAATAGCAGCAGCGGCAGACCCAATTAAGAAAGTAAAACTAATAACCCTATTTATGTTAATACCTAGAAGTTGGGCCATTTTTGTATCTTGGGATGTTGCCCTCATTGCCTTTCCTGTTTTTGTAAATTTTACAAGTAGGGTAAAGCCTAATAGAAATAGAGCTGTACATATATATATTAATACCTGAGCAGAGCTCAAGTAGTTTTCTACTGGTTTAAGAAATTTAAAATCGGGAATTAAATTTGGGAATGATAAAAAATCTGATGTTTGAAATAATAATACAAAATTTTGTAAAAACATAGAAACACCAATCGCGCTGATTAAAGCGGATAATCTTTGGGATTTCCTTAAAGGTTTATATGCTATTTTTTCAATAGTAACACCATAAGCAGATGAATAGATAATAGCTACAATTGTGGCTACCACTAATGAAAGAACTGGGTTTATACCTGCATAACTCATTAAGCTTGCAATTATAAGTCCTGTAAAAGCCCCTAGCATATATAGTTCACCATGAGCAAAGTTTATCAGTTTTATTATACCGTAAACCATTGTATAACCTAGGGCAATTAGTGCATAAATACTACCCCTAGTCAAACCACTTAAAAGTAGCTTAAAAAAGTATCCAACGTCCATTAAGACTCCTTTAATAAAAATGGGGATAAATAAATATCCCCACTCTATTTCTTATTTTACTTCTACGTATACACCATCTTTTACTTGGAATGGCTTAAACTCTACACCAATAGGGTCTCCAGTCTCACTGAAACCAATATTACCTAAAGTTGTATCAAATCTATTTGTTTGTAGTGCTTTTCTTACAGCTTCATAATCTGTAGTACCTGCAATCTCAATAGCTTTTAATAATGACTCAATTGCTGCACATGCATTTAAGAAGAAAGCACCAGGTTTTTCTCCATACTTCTCTTCATGTAGTTTAATAGCTTCCTGTGCCATTTTATTTGAAGAAGTATCCTCAGGTCCTGTTGCATAAACACCTTCAGCATACTCTCTAGCTACTTGAATAAATG
Above is a genomic segment from Thiospirochaeta perfilievii containing:
- a CDS encoding DUF1573 domain-containing protein; translation: MIKNILTLILTAIPGLLFSLELTGEINLGNALSMEVITQEISVTNSSSTDLEITFLSLCDCLSIDPQSRTISAGERSLFNLTLEPEGYGVMSRHMLVDKNGKKTTTKVFVTLPDPPKETLSMGCPECREKEKAIEDQERAKKILDSWIIADIYYSPGCSTCEEFIMDAGVEYTIKKHNILEKEELTSLEKKLKLLDIGLKEFPLLIYKDRVLQGGEVNIEKFKKILSFKQETTLNEKYRNTLEYLKPLPIFFAGLLDGVNPCAFTTLLFLISSLFYVGRGRKEILTVGIIFTITIFLSYYLVGLGLLNVIRTAFIFPIISKVIKYILIIALLILSLLSFFDAYNAKKGSVNQMKLQLPKGIKKRIHNVIRKNTRNRGLVVGTIIIGIMVTIFELTCTGQVYLPIISYIIKIEASLSSYFYLTLYNLGFIIPLVLVFATIYKGSNNKKIATWFSSRLYIIKLLLGLLFVSMIFFI
- a CDS encoding ABC transporter ATP-binding protein translates to MLKIDNIHTYYGHIHALKGISLEVQQGEIISLIGANGAGKSTTLLSISGLEQPRSGTITFDGKELNGMTPDKIVSLGITQAPEGRRIFPGLTVLENLELGAFLRNDKKQIKKDIEFMYTMFPILGERRNQLGGTLSGGEQQMLTISRALMMEPKLLLLDEPSLGLAPIIVAQIFEEIKRVNRDYNITVFLVEQNANQALKISDRGYVLQNGVITMTDTGENLLKNDEVRKAYLGA
- a CDS encoding branched-chain amino acid ABC transporter permease yields the protein MDVGYFFKLLLSGLTRGSIYALIALGYTMVYGIIKLINFAHGELYMLGAFTGLIIASLMSYAGINPVLSLVVATIVAIIYSSAYGVTIEKIAYKPLRKSQRLSALISAIGVSMFLQNFVLLFQTSDFLSFPNLIPDFKFLKPVENYLSSAQVLIYICTALFLLGFTLLVKFTKTGKAMRATSQDTKMAQLLGININRVISFTFLIGSAAAAIGGVLISSQMGQINFYIGFIVGIKAFVAAVLGGIGSLAGAVLGSIVLGLVESFGTGYISSNYEDLFAFVVLIVILTFKPDGLLGKSQKQKV
- a CDS encoding ABC transporter permease subunit, whose protein sequence is MSNIEILKKSAINALLGVLLTFPITVIKVNTIDREITWRWYMILLVGSVVFLISFLWIKQLERQKAGVTFKFKESKIGQRYHTTISKPGVLKSVLITALVLITAIPFITSPYTTGIITSALIYIILGLGLNIVVGLGGLLNLGYAAYFGVGAYTYAILNMNFGVDFWVALPLGGIASALFGFIVGLPVLRLKGDYLAIVTLGFGEMTRIVTENFDSLTNGSSGIAKIPKPSFFGHTFGSFGSTRYIYLIALAVVILVIFIVWRMENSRVGRSWVAMREDDIACESMGIDLHKSKLTLFIISAAIAGIAGVLFAAKNTFINPQSFTVWESIMILCIVVLGGKGSVRGVILGALIIILLPEYLRAFQQYRMLIFGFLLVVMMVFRPGGIIQNVRKVYKIEGDLTNE
- a CDS encoding ABC transporter ATP-binding protein → MSNKVLEIKNLLMQFGGLKAVNNVSLDVNKSEITALIGPNGAGKTTFFNCVTGVYEPTSGDINITQPNGKIVRANGLKPNKITELGLARTFQNIRLFQDMTVLENVMIGRHTVTKANIFNAIINGKKTREEEQRIIHDSYEILKKLELDQFANEFACNLPYGAQRLLEIARALATDPQVLLLDEPAAGMNPQETISLITTIEKLKSEHDLSILLIEHDMHLVMNLSDMCYVMDYGKLIAKGTPEETVNNPVVIKAYLGEEF
- a CDS encoding response regulator, whose protein sequence is MHKILIIDDDDGVRNSLFYHFEDCGYSVSLAISGEEAVELLENNSFDIIIVDLRLPRLRGDDFIKKVYNKTNNTKFIMFTGSEEYTLCHELKALPRVCNVVYYKPLVNLNLLNQEIESLLK